One stretch of Malus domestica chromosome 14, GDT2T_hap1 DNA includes these proteins:
- the LOC103430984 gene encoding uncharacterized protein isoform X2 has product MVDPANTPLGRMLLEEITPIVMVLRTPLVEEACIKNGLTLVQILKPFCVFNNIDVPVRTASDQPYRLQKFGLRLFYESDIRQPNLEVAKERLKQVINQAADKDLSELCSDLPQIDNALSISESEVLPSWFQFFNKELVHSVSFSDHEAFDHPVACLVVVSSKDDQPINRFVDLFNTKKLPSLLTNGAMDPKILKHYLLVHDKQDGPLEKATKILTEMRSTFGSDCQLLCINSSQDGVVEHQDYPWVLYKFEDLPSQPLRCFLNIEDINGIKDLMQDLSTKHIIPYMEQKIRLLNQQVAATRKGFRNQIKNLWWRKGKDDVVDSPSGPTYTFNSIESQIRVLGDYAFMLRDYELALSNYRLISTDYKLDKAWKRYAGVQEMMGLAYFMSDQSRKDAEYCMENAFTTYLKVAPSSQQNATRCGLWWVEMLKARHQYKEAATVYFRVCTEEPLYSAVMLEQASYCYLLCRPPMLHKYGFHLVLSGDRYKKSDQVKHAIRTYRGAMSVYTGTTWSHIKDHVHFHIGQWYALLGLYDLAANHVMEVLACSHQSKKTQELFLRDFLQIVQKTGKTFEVSKLQLPEINISSLRVIFEDHRTYASSAAASVKERIWVSLEEEMIPNLSTARTNWLELQSKLIPKKYKESNVCVAGEAVRVDIELKNPLQIPLPLSSVSLLCELSAGSDEMKSDASSSLAEIQDGESTSLIHRDVNFESSLFSLSDVDFSLAGGETIVVQLTVTPRVEGILQIVGVKWKLSGSVVGFHKFDTNPLKKICRKQIQKAKHPHCDNLKFVVVKSVPKLEGVIHPLPKRAYTGDLRHLVLELKNKSEFAVKNLKMNISHPRFLNLGKRESLNTEFPACLEKKSSDQSAEHANLNDVSHGLFLFPEDTIIQGETPLLWPLWFRAAVPGNISLYITIYYEMSDISSTMRFRTLRMHYNLQVLPSLAVSFLISPCPSRLQEFLVRMDVVNKTSSESFQIHQLSSVGNQWEISLLQPVDAIFPSQSLTPHQALSCFFRLKSCGKSSTSEDEKSSHSRLQGTDLRLGTQGSNGPRFDIASSPLADFHRSERLHQEVLNKGDTNPVDFILISRPLKNDINPEVSEPPHLFSHHACYCSTATTSPISWLVDGPRTLYHNFSASFCEINLSMTIYNASDVVASVRINTSDSSTSDHLSDATPVLPATSSGNQDGWHDVSPVTDIKVTSDALGSRASKSIPVESVSPFIWSGSSSTRVQLDPMSRTEIPLQVCVFSPGTYDLSSYVLHWNLLLSNDQENRDRSSSGTCQGYPYYLTVLQSD; this is encoded by the exons ATGGTGGATCCGGCGAATACGCCACTTGGCAGAATGCTATTGGAGGAGATCACTCCCATTGTCATGGTGCTCCGTACGCCCCTCGTCGAAGAAGCCTGCATCAAGAACGGCCTCACCTTAGTCCAAATACTCAAGCCCTTCTGCGTCTTCAACAACATCGACG TGCCTGTGCGGACTGCGAGTGATCAACCCTACAGGCTTCAGAAGTTCGGATTGCGGTTGTTTTATGAGTCGGATATTCGGCAACCGAATTTGGAG GTAGCAAAAGAGAGGTTGAAACAAGTCATAAACCAGGCGGCGGATAAAGATCTTTCTGAATTGTGCTCAGACCTGCCTCAGATTGATAATGCATTATCCA TATCGGAATCTGAAGTTCTACCATCATGGTTTCAGTTTTTCAACAAAGAGCTTGTGCATAGCGTCTCTTTTTCAGACCATGAAGCTTTTGATCATCCTGTGGCAT GTCTCGTTGTAGTTTCTTCAAAGGATGATCAACCTATCAACAGATTTGTTGACCTCTTTAACACCAAGAAGTTGCCCTCCCTTCTTACTAATGGGGCAATGGACCCAAAGATTTTGAAGCATTATTTACTAGTGCATGATAAACAAGATGGCCCTTTAGAGAA GGCAACTAAAATTTTAACTGAAATGAGGAGCACTTTTGGCTCTGACTGTCAGTTACTATGCATTAATTCTTCTCAAGATGGTGTGGTTGAACATCAAGATTATCCTTGGGTGCTTTAT AAATTTGAAGATTTACCTAGTCAACCGCTTCGTTGCTTCCTTAATATTGAGGATATTAATGGG ATAAAAGACCTGATGCAAGATTTATCAACTAAACACATTATTCCCTACATGGAGCAAAAAATACGTTTGCTCAATCAGCAG GTTGCTGCAACAAGGAAAGGTTTTAggaaccaaataaaaaatctatGGTGGAGGAAAGGAAAAGATGATGTGGTGGATTCTCCCAGTGGCCCTAC GTACACCTTTAACTCCATTGAATCCCAAATTAGAGTTTTGGGTGATTATGCCTTCATGCTACGTGATTATGAACTTGCATTGTCGAATTATCGCCTAATATCCACAGATTACAAGCTTGACAAAGCCTGGAAACGCTATGCTGGCGTACAG GAAATGATGGGGCTTGCATATTTCATGTCAGACCAGTCAAGAAAGGATGCAGAGTATTGCATGGAAAACGCATTTACTACCTattta AAAGTTGCACCATCTAGCCAGCAAAACGCAACTAGGTGTGGTCTTTGGTGGGTGGAGATGTTGAAGGCACGACATCAGTATAAAGAGGCTGCAACTGTTTACTTCCGTGTTTGTACGGAG GAGCCACTATATTCCGCTGTAATGCTTGAGCAAGCGTCTTATTGTTACTTGCTGTGTAGACCACCTATGTTGCACAAATATGGATTTCATCTTGTTCTTTCTGGTGACCGTTACAAGAAATCTGATCAG GTCAAACATGCAATTCGCACATATAGAGGTGCCATGTCTGTGTATACAGGAACTACGTGGAGCCATATCAAAGACCATGTTCATTTCCATATTGGACA GTGGTATGCTCTTCTTGGGCTATATGATTTGGCCGCAAATCATGTGATGGAGGTCCTGGCCTGTAGTCATCAGTCCAAGAAAACGCAGGAGTTATTCCTGAGAGACTTCCTTCAAATTGTTCAG AAAACAGGGAAAACATTTGAAGTATCAAAGCTTCAATTGCCGGAGATCAATATTTCATCTCTTAGGGTAATTTTTGAGGATCATCGGACCTATGCATCATCTGCAGCT GCAAGTGTCAAGGAAAGAATATGGGTCTCCTTAGAGGAGGAAATGATTCCAAATTTGTCCACCGCCAGAACTAATTGGTTGGAGTTACAATCAAAGCTTATCCCAAAGAAGTACAAAGAGTCAAATGTTTGCGTTGCAGGAG AAGCTGTCAGGGTTgatattgaattaaaaaatcCGTTGCAAATCCCCCTCCCCTTGTCTAGTGTTTCCCTATTATGCGAGCTTTCTGCAGGCTCTGATGAAATGAAATCCG ATGCAAGTAGCTCGTTAGCGGAGATTCAGGATGGAGAATCTACTAGTTTAATTCATAG GGATGTGAACTTTGAGagttctttattttctttgtctGATGTTGACTTTTCATTAGCAGGAGGTGAAACAATTGTG GTGCAACTAACGGTTACTCCTAGAGTAGAAGGCATTTTACAGATTGTTGGTGTAAAGTGGAAATTGTCAGGCTCTGTTGTTGGCTTCCATAAATTTGACACTAACCCCTTGAAGAAGATATGCAGAAAGCAAATACAGAAGGCGAAGCATCCTCATTGTGATAATTTAAAGTTTGTAGTTGTTAAG AGTGTACCAAAGCTTGAGGGTGTCATTCATCCACTACCTAAAAGGGCATATACAGGAGATTTACGGCATCTTGTGTTGGAGTTGAAGAACAAATCTGAATTTGCTGTGAAG AATCTGAAAATGAATATTAGTCATCCTAGATTCTTGAATCTTGGAAAGCGAGAAAGTTTGAACACCGAGTTTCCTGCTTGCTTAGAAAAGAAAAGTTCTGATCAGTCTGCTGAACATGCTAACCTTAATGATGTTTCTCATGGCCTGTTTCTGTTTCCTGAG GACACTATTATTCAAGGGGAAACACCATTATTGTGGCCTCTTTGGTTTCGGGCAGCTGTTCCTGGGAACATTTCCTTGTACATAACAATATATTATGAGATGAGTGATATTTCAAGCACCATGAGATTTCGCACTTTACGCATGCATTACAATTTGCAG GTATTGCCGTCATTGGCCGTGTCATTCCTTATCAGTCCTTGTCCATCAAGATTGCAAGAGTTTCTTGTGCGCATGGATGTTGTCAACAAGACAAGCTCTGAAAGTTTCCAAATTCATCAGTTGTCATCTGTTGGGAACCAATGGGAAATCTCACTACTTCAACCTGTTGATGCCATCTTTCCTTCACAATCTTTAACACCTCATCAAGCATTGTCATGCTTCTTCAGGCTCAAG AGTTGTGGCAAGTCATCAACTTCTGAAGACGAGAAATCTTCCCATTCCCGACTTCAGGGAACTGATTTGAGATTGGGTACTCAGGGCAGTAATGGACCACGTTTTGATATAGCTAGCTCTCCCCTGGCAGATTTCCACCGCTCTGAAAGACTGCACCAGGAAGTTTTAAATAAG GGAGACACTAATCCGGTTGACTTCATATTGATTTCCCGGCCTCTGAAGAATGACATTAATCCTGAGGTTTCTGAGCCACCGCATCTTTTTTCTCATCATGCATGTTACTGCAG TACTGCGACCACAAGTCCTATATCATGGCTAGTGGACGGACCTCGAACCTTATACCATAACTTCTCTGCTTCTTTTTGTGAAATAAATCTTAGCATGACTATATACAACGCATCGGATGTGGTTGCATCTGTACGCATAAACACCTCGGACTCCAGTACTAGCGATCATTTAAGTGATGCAACTCCAGTTCTACCTGCGACGTCTTCTGGCAACCAAGATGGATGGCATGACGTCTCACCAGTGACTGACATCAAAGTGACTTCCGATGCCCTTGGATCCCGGGCCAGTAAGTCAATTCCCGTGGAGAGCGTCTCCCCATTTATTTGGTCCGGGTCAAGCTCGACTAGAGTCCAACTTGATCCCATGTCAAGAACTGAAATTCCTCTTCAAGTTTGTGTATTCTCTCCCGGGACATATGATCTGTCGAGCTATGTTTTGCATTGGAATCTTTTACTTTCTAATGATCAAGAAAATCGGGATAGGTCGTCTTCTGGGACGTGCCAGGGATATCCGTATTACCTTACTGTACTCCAGTCGGATTAA
- the LOC103430984 gene encoding uncharacterized protein isoform X1 has product MVDPANTPLGRMLLEEITPIVMVLRTPLVEEACIKNGLTLVQILKPFCVFNNIDVPVRTASDQPYRLQKFGLRLFYESDIRQPNLEVAKERLKQVINQAADKDLSELCSDLPQIDNALSISESEVLPSWFQFFNKELVHSVSFSDHEAFDHPVACLVVVSSKDDQPINRFVDLFNTKKLPSLLTNGAMDPKILKHYLLVHDKQDGPLEKATKILTEMRSTFGSDCQLLCINSSQDGVVEHQDYPWVLYKFEDLPSQPLRCFLNIEDINGIKDLMQDLSTKHIIPYMEQKIRLLNQQVAATRKGFRNQIKNLWWRKGKDDVVDSPSGPTYTFNSIESQIRVLGDYAFMLRDYELALSNYRLISTDYKLDKAWKRYAGVQEMMGLAYFMSDQSRKDAEYCMENAFTTYLKVAPSSQQNATRCGLWWVEMLKARHQYKEAATVYFRVCTEEPLYSAVMLEQASYCYLLCRPPMLHKYGFHLVLSGDRYKKSDQVKHAIRTYRGAMSVYTGTTWSHIKDHVHFHIGQWYALLGLYDLAANHVMEVLACSHQSKKTQELFLRDFLQIVQKTGKTFEVSKLQLPEINISSLRVIFEDHRTYASSAAASVKERIWVSLEEEMIPNLSTARTNWLELQSKLIPKKYKESNVCVAGEAVRVDIELKNPLQIPLPLSSVSLLCELSAGSDEMKSVFDDADASSSLAEIQDGESTSLIHRDVNFESSLFSLSDVDFSLAGGETIVVQLTVTPRVEGILQIVGVKWKLSGSVVGFHKFDTNPLKKICRKQIQKAKHPHCDNLKFVVVKSVPKLEGVIHPLPKRAYTGDLRHLVLELKNKSEFAVKNLKMNISHPRFLNLGKRESLNTEFPACLEKKSSDQSAEHANLNDVSHGLFLFPEDTIIQGETPLLWPLWFRAAVPGNISLYITIYYEMSDISSTMRFRTLRMHYNLQVLPSLAVSFLISPCPSRLQEFLVRMDVVNKTSSESFQIHQLSSVGNQWEISLLQPVDAIFPSQSLTPHQALSCFFRLKSCGKSSTSEDEKSSHSRLQGTDLRLGTQGSNGPRFDIASSPLADFHRSERLHQEVLNKGDTNPVDFILISRPLKNDINPEVSEPPHLFSHHACYCSTATTSPISWLVDGPRTLYHNFSASFCEINLSMTIYNASDVVASVRINTSDSSTSDHLSDATPVLPATSSGNQDGWHDVSPVTDIKVTSDALGSRASKSIPVESVSPFIWSGSSSTRVQLDPMSRTEIPLQVCVFSPGTYDLSSYVLHWNLLLSNDQENRDRSSSGTCQGYPYYLTVLQSD; this is encoded by the exons ATGGTGGATCCGGCGAATACGCCACTTGGCAGAATGCTATTGGAGGAGATCACTCCCATTGTCATGGTGCTCCGTACGCCCCTCGTCGAAGAAGCCTGCATCAAGAACGGCCTCACCTTAGTCCAAATACTCAAGCCCTTCTGCGTCTTCAACAACATCGACG TGCCTGTGCGGACTGCGAGTGATCAACCCTACAGGCTTCAGAAGTTCGGATTGCGGTTGTTTTATGAGTCGGATATTCGGCAACCGAATTTGGAG GTAGCAAAAGAGAGGTTGAAACAAGTCATAAACCAGGCGGCGGATAAAGATCTTTCTGAATTGTGCTCAGACCTGCCTCAGATTGATAATGCATTATCCA TATCGGAATCTGAAGTTCTACCATCATGGTTTCAGTTTTTCAACAAAGAGCTTGTGCATAGCGTCTCTTTTTCAGACCATGAAGCTTTTGATCATCCTGTGGCAT GTCTCGTTGTAGTTTCTTCAAAGGATGATCAACCTATCAACAGATTTGTTGACCTCTTTAACACCAAGAAGTTGCCCTCCCTTCTTACTAATGGGGCAATGGACCCAAAGATTTTGAAGCATTATTTACTAGTGCATGATAAACAAGATGGCCCTTTAGAGAA GGCAACTAAAATTTTAACTGAAATGAGGAGCACTTTTGGCTCTGACTGTCAGTTACTATGCATTAATTCTTCTCAAGATGGTGTGGTTGAACATCAAGATTATCCTTGGGTGCTTTAT AAATTTGAAGATTTACCTAGTCAACCGCTTCGTTGCTTCCTTAATATTGAGGATATTAATGGG ATAAAAGACCTGATGCAAGATTTATCAACTAAACACATTATTCCCTACATGGAGCAAAAAATACGTTTGCTCAATCAGCAG GTTGCTGCAACAAGGAAAGGTTTTAggaaccaaataaaaaatctatGGTGGAGGAAAGGAAAAGATGATGTGGTGGATTCTCCCAGTGGCCCTAC GTACACCTTTAACTCCATTGAATCCCAAATTAGAGTTTTGGGTGATTATGCCTTCATGCTACGTGATTATGAACTTGCATTGTCGAATTATCGCCTAATATCCACAGATTACAAGCTTGACAAAGCCTGGAAACGCTATGCTGGCGTACAG GAAATGATGGGGCTTGCATATTTCATGTCAGACCAGTCAAGAAAGGATGCAGAGTATTGCATGGAAAACGCATTTACTACCTattta AAAGTTGCACCATCTAGCCAGCAAAACGCAACTAGGTGTGGTCTTTGGTGGGTGGAGATGTTGAAGGCACGACATCAGTATAAAGAGGCTGCAACTGTTTACTTCCGTGTTTGTACGGAG GAGCCACTATATTCCGCTGTAATGCTTGAGCAAGCGTCTTATTGTTACTTGCTGTGTAGACCACCTATGTTGCACAAATATGGATTTCATCTTGTTCTTTCTGGTGACCGTTACAAGAAATCTGATCAG GTCAAACATGCAATTCGCACATATAGAGGTGCCATGTCTGTGTATACAGGAACTACGTGGAGCCATATCAAAGACCATGTTCATTTCCATATTGGACA GTGGTATGCTCTTCTTGGGCTATATGATTTGGCCGCAAATCATGTGATGGAGGTCCTGGCCTGTAGTCATCAGTCCAAGAAAACGCAGGAGTTATTCCTGAGAGACTTCCTTCAAATTGTTCAG AAAACAGGGAAAACATTTGAAGTATCAAAGCTTCAATTGCCGGAGATCAATATTTCATCTCTTAGGGTAATTTTTGAGGATCATCGGACCTATGCATCATCTGCAGCT GCAAGTGTCAAGGAAAGAATATGGGTCTCCTTAGAGGAGGAAATGATTCCAAATTTGTCCACCGCCAGAACTAATTGGTTGGAGTTACAATCAAAGCTTATCCCAAAGAAGTACAAAGAGTCAAATGTTTGCGTTGCAGGAG AAGCTGTCAGGGTTgatattgaattaaaaaatcCGTTGCAAATCCCCCTCCCCTTGTCTAGTGTTTCCCTATTATGCGAGCTTTCTGCAGGCTCTGATGAAATGAAATCCG TTTTTGATGATGCAGATGCAAGTAGCTCGTTAGCGGAGATTCAGGATGGAGAATCTACTAGTTTAATTCATAG GGATGTGAACTTTGAGagttctttattttctttgtctGATGTTGACTTTTCATTAGCAGGAGGTGAAACAATTGTG GTGCAACTAACGGTTACTCCTAGAGTAGAAGGCATTTTACAGATTGTTGGTGTAAAGTGGAAATTGTCAGGCTCTGTTGTTGGCTTCCATAAATTTGACACTAACCCCTTGAAGAAGATATGCAGAAAGCAAATACAGAAGGCGAAGCATCCTCATTGTGATAATTTAAAGTTTGTAGTTGTTAAG AGTGTACCAAAGCTTGAGGGTGTCATTCATCCACTACCTAAAAGGGCATATACAGGAGATTTACGGCATCTTGTGTTGGAGTTGAAGAACAAATCTGAATTTGCTGTGAAG AATCTGAAAATGAATATTAGTCATCCTAGATTCTTGAATCTTGGAAAGCGAGAAAGTTTGAACACCGAGTTTCCTGCTTGCTTAGAAAAGAAAAGTTCTGATCAGTCTGCTGAACATGCTAACCTTAATGATGTTTCTCATGGCCTGTTTCTGTTTCCTGAG GACACTATTATTCAAGGGGAAACACCATTATTGTGGCCTCTTTGGTTTCGGGCAGCTGTTCCTGGGAACATTTCCTTGTACATAACAATATATTATGAGATGAGTGATATTTCAAGCACCATGAGATTTCGCACTTTACGCATGCATTACAATTTGCAG GTATTGCCGTCATTGGCCGTGTCATTCCTTATCAGTCCTTGTCCATCAAGATTGCAAGAGTTTCTTGTGCGCATGGATGTTGTCAACAAGACAAGCTCTGAAAGTTTCCAAATTCATCAGTTGTCATCTGTTGGGAACCAATGGGAAATCTCACTACTTCAACCTGTTGATGCCATCTTTCCTTCACAATCTTTAACACCTCATCAAGCATTGTCATGCTTCTTCAGGCTCAAG AGTTGTGGCAAGTCATCAACTTCTGAAGACGAGAAATCTTCCCATTCCCGACTTCAGGGAACTGATTTGAGATTGGGTACTCAGGGCAGTAATGGACCACGTTTTGATATAGCTAGCTCTCCCCTGGCAGATTTCCACCGCTCTGAAAGACTGCACCAGGAAGTTTTAAATAAG GGAGACACTAATCCGGTTGACTTCATATTGATTTCCCGGCCTCTGAAGAATGACATTAATCCTGAGGTTTCTGAGCCACCGCATCTTTTTTCTCATCATGCATGTTACTGCAG TACTGCGACCACAAGTCCTATATCATGGCTAGTGGACGGACCTCGAACCTTATACCATAACTTCTCTGCTTCTTTTTGTGAAATAAATCTTAGCATGACTATATACAACGCATCGGATGTGGTTGCATCTGTACGCATAAACACCTCGGACTCCAGTACTAGCGATCATTTAAGTGATGCAACTCCAGTTCTACCTGCGACGTCTTCTGGCAACCAAGATGGATGGCATGACGTCTCACCAGTGACTGACATCAAAGTGACTTCCGATGCCCTTGGATCCCGGGCCAGTAAGTCAATTCCCGTGGAGAGCGTCTCCCCATTTATTTGGTCCGGGTCAAGCTCGACTAGAGTCCAACTTGATCCCATGTCAAGAACTGAAATTCCTCTTCAAGTTTGTGTATTCTCTCCCGGGACATATGATCTGTCGAGCTATGTTTTGCATTGGAATCTTTTACTTTCTAATGATCAAGAAAATCGGGATAGGTCGTCTTCTGGGACGTGCCAGGGATATCCGTATTACCTTACTGTACTCCAGTCGGATTAA
- the LOC103430984 gene encoding uncharacterized protein isoform X4, whose translation MVWLNIKIILGCFINLKIYLVNRFVASLILRILMGIFAMISNLYKLGQIKDLMQDLSTKHIIPYMEQKIRLLNQQVAATRKGFRNQIKNLWWRKGKDDVVDSPSGPTYTFNSIESQIRVLGDYAFMLRDYELALSNYRLISTDYKLDKAWKRYAGVQEMMGLAYFMSDQSRKDAEYCMENAFTTYLKVAPSSQQNATRCGLWWVEMLKARHQYKEAATVYFRVCTEEPLYSAVMLEQASYCYLLCRPPMLHKYGFHLVLSGDRYKKSDQVKHAIRTYRGAMSVYTGTTWSHIKDHVHFHIGQWYALLGLYDLAANHVMEVLACSHQSKKTQELFLRDFLQIVQKTGKTFEVSKLQLPEINISSLRVIFEDHRTYASSAAASVKERIWVSLEEEMIPNLSTARTNWLELQSKLIPKKYKESNVCVAGEAVRVDIELKNPLQIPLPLSSVSLLCELSAGSDEMKSDASSSLAEIQDGESTSLIHRDVNFESSLFSLSDVDFSLAGGETIVVQLTVTPRVEGILQIVGVKWKLSGSVVGFHKFDTNPLKKICRKQIQKAKHPHCDNLKFVVVKSVPKLEGVIHPLPKRAYTGDLRHLVLELKNKSEFAVKNLKMNISHPRFLNLGKRESLNTEFPACLEKKSSDQSAEHANLNDVSHGLFLFPEDTIIQGETPLLWPLWFRAAVPGNISLYITIYYEMSDISSTMRFRTLRMHYNLQVLPSLAVSFLISPCPSRLQEFLVRMDVVNKTSSESFQIHQLSSVGNQWEISLLQPVDAIFPSQSLTPHQALSCFFRLKSCGKSSTSEDEKSSHSRLQGTDLRLGTQGSNGPRFDIASSPLADFHRSERLHQEVLNKGDTNPVDFILISRPLKNDINPEVSEPPHLFSHHACYCSTATTSPISWLVDGPRTLYHNFSASFCEINLSMTIYNASDVVASVRINTSDSSTSDHLSDATPVLPATSSGNQDGWHDVSPVTDIKVTSDALGSRASKSIPVESVSPFIWSGSSSTRVQLDPMSRTEIPLQVCVFSPGTYDLSSYVLHWNLLLSNDQENRDRSSSGTCQGYPYYLTVLQSD comes from the exons ATGGTGTGGTTGAACATCAAGATTATCCTTGGGTGCTTTAT AAATTTGAAGATTTACCTAGTCAACCGCTTCGTTGCTTCCTTAATATTGAGGATATTAATGGG AATTTTTGCCATGATATCCAATTTGTACAAACTGGGACAGATAAAAGACCTGATGCAAGATTTATCAACTAAACACATTATTCCCTACATGGAGCAAAAAATACGTTTGCTCAATCAGCAG GTTGCTGCAACAAGGAAAGGTTTTAggaaccaaataaaaaatctatGGTGGAGGAAAGGAAAAGATGATGTGGTGGATTCTCCCAGTGGCCCTAC GTACACCTTTAACTCCATTGAATCCCAAATTAGAGTTTTGGGTGATTATGCCTTCATGCTACGTGATTATGAACTTGCATTGTCGAATTATCGCCTAATATCCACAGATTACAAGCTTGACAAAGCCTGGAAACGCTATGCTGGCGTACAG GAAATGATGGGGCTTGCATATTTCATGTCAGACCAGTCAAGAAAGGATGCAGAGTATTGCATGGAAAACGCATTTACTACCTattta AAAGTTGCACCATCTAGCCAGCAAAACGCAACTAGGTGTGGTCTTTGGTGGGTGGAGATGTTGAAGGCACGACATCAGTATAAAGAGGCTGCAACTGTTTACTTCCGTGTTTGTACGGAG GAGCCACTATATTCCGCTGTAATGCTTGAGCAAGCGTCTTATTGTTACTTGCTGTGTAGACCACCTATGTTGCACAAATATGGATTTCATCTTGTTCTTTCTGGTGACCGTTACAAGAAATCTGATCAG GTCAAACATGCAATTCGCACATATAGAGGTGCCATGTCTGTGTATACAGGAACTACGTGGAGCCATATCAAAGACCATGTTCATTTCCATATTGGACA GTGGTATGCTCTTCTTGGGCTATATGATTTGGCCGCAAATCATGTGATGGAGGTCCTGGCCTGTAGTCATCAGTCCAAGAAAACGCAGGAGTTATTCCTGAGAGACTTCCTTCAAATTGTTCAG AAAACAGGGAAAACATTTGAAGTATCAAAGCTTCAATTGCCGGAGATCAATATTTCATCTCTTAGGGTAATTTTTGAGGATCATCGGACCTATGCATCATCTGCAGCT GCAAGTGTCAAGGAAAGAATATGGGTCTCCTTAGAGGAGGAAATGATTCCAAATTTGTCCACCGCCAGAACTAATTGGTTGGAGTTACAATCAAAGCTTATCCCAAAGAAGTACAAAGAGTCAAATGTTTGCGTTGCAGGAG AAGCTGTCAGGGTTgatattgaattaaaaaatcCGTTGCAAATCCCCCTCCCCTTGTCTAGTGTTTCCCTATTATGCGAGCTTTCTGCAGGCTCTGATGAAATGAAATCCG ATGCAAGTAGCTCGTTAGCGGAGATTCAGGATGGAGAATCTACTAGTTTAATTCATAG GGATGTGAACTTTGAGagttctttattttctttgtctGATGTTGACTTTTCATTAGCAGGAGGTGAAACAATTGTG GTGCAACTAACGGTTACTCCTAGAGTAGAAGGCATTTTACAGATTGTTGGTGTAAAGTGGAAATTGTCAGGCTCTGTTGTTGGCTTCCATAAATTTGACACTAACCCCTTGAAGAAGATATGCAGAAAGCAAATACAGAAGGCGAAGCATCCTCATTGTGATAATTTAAAGTTTGTAGTTGTTAAG AGTGTACCAAAGCTTGAGGGTGTCATTCATCCACTACCTAAAAGGGCATATACAGGAGATTTACGGCATCTTGTGTTGGAGTTGAAGAACAAATCTGAATTTGCTGTGAAG AATCTGAAAATGAATATTAGTCATCCTAGATTCTTGAATCTTGGAAAGCGAGAAAGTTTGAACACCGAGTTTCCTGCTTGCTTAGAAAAGAAAAGTTCTGATCAGTCTGCTGAACATGCTAACCTTAATGATGTTTCTCATGGCCTGTTTCTGTTTCCTGAG GACACTATTATTCAAGGGGAAACACCATTATTGTGGCCTCTTTGGTTTCGGGCAGCTGTTCCTGGGAACATTTCCTTGTACATAACAATATATTATGAGATGAGTGATATTTCAAGCACCATGAGATTTCGCACTTTACGCATGCATTACAATTTGCAG GTATTGCCGTCATTGGCCGTGTCATTCCTTATCAGTCCTTGTCCATCAAGATTGCAAGAGTTTCTTGTGCGCATGGATGTTGTCAACAAGACAAGCTCTGAAAGTTTCCAAATTCATCAGTTGTCATCTGTTGGGAACCAATGGGAAATCTCACTACTTCAACCTGTTGATGCCATCTTTCCTTCACAATCTTTAACACCTCATCAAGCATTGTCATGCTTCTTCAGGCTCAAG AGTTGTGGCAAGTCATCAACTTCTGAAGACGAGAAATCTTCCCATTCCCGACTTCAGGGAACTGATTTGAGATTGGGTACTCAGGGCAGTAATGGACCACGTTTTGATATAGCTAGCTCTCCCCTGGCAGATTTCCACCGCTCTGAAAGACTGCACCAGGAAGTTTTAAATAAG GGAGACACTAATCCGGTTGACTTCATATTGATTTCCCGGCCTCTGAAGAATGACATTAATCCTGAGGTTTCTGAGCCACCGCATCTTTTTTCTCATCATGCATGTTACTGCAG TACTGCGACCACAAGTCCTATATCATGGCTAGTGGACGGACCTCGAACCTTATACCATAACTTCTCTGCTTCTTTTTGTGAAATAAATCTTAGCATGACTATATACAACGCATCGGATGTGGTTGCATCTGTACGCATAAACACCTCGGACTCCAGTACTAGCGATCATTTAAGTGATGCAACTCCAGTTCTACCTGCGACGTCTTCTGGCAACCAAGATGGATGGCATGACGTCTCACCAGTGACTGACATCAAAGTGACTTCCGATGCCCTTGGATCCCGGGCCAGTAAGTCAATTCCCGTGGAGAGCGTCTCCCCATTTATTTGGTCCGGGTCAAGCTCGACTAGAGTCCAACTTGATCCCATGTCAAGAACTGAAATTCCTCTTCAAGTTTGTGTATTCTCTCCCGGGACATATGATCTGTCGAGCTATGTTTTGCATTGGAATCTTTTACTTTCTAATGATCAAGAAAATCGGGATAGGTCGTCTTCTGGGACGTGCCAGGGATATCCGTATTACCTTACTGTACTCCAGTCGGATTAA